From Juglans regia cultivar Chandler chromosome 6, Walnut 2.0, whole genome shotgun sequence, the proteins below share one genomic window:
- the LOC108998391 gene encoding putative receptor protein kinase ZmPK1 — MDLPVLFILLSLSFSLSLSSSSLDTIHEGTSLSVEKSEDILISPDGVFSAGFYSVGDNAYCYAIWFNKPSRDKIQTIIWMANRDQPVNGRSSKLSLLKTGNLILSDAGKFTVWETNTQSLSSVHLSLNNTGNLVLQNTEGVTLWESFDFPTDTLLPQQLLTRNIRLVSSRSQTNYSSGFYKLFFDNDNLLRLLYDGLEVSSVYWPDPWLVSWDAGRSTYNSSRIAVLDTFGNFSSSDDFTFMAADYGPNLHRRLRIDYDGNVRLYSWDKEAQTWFVSWQAIQKPCKIYDNGTSNCYPKTLLLNGYRSPDFQGDLYLRLPKSNLFSYENSVQNFELVCSSIVDRKYKRSQGNGIVRFMFWFACGVGGLEIICIFLVWCLLSRTHQASSVDKQGYLVAVTGFRRFTYAELKKATKDFNEEIGRGAGGIVYKGALPDNRVVAIKRLNESNQGEGEFLAEVSIIGRINHINLIEMWGYCAEGKRRLLVYEYMEHGTLSQNLSSHALDWKRRFDIAAGTAKGLAYLHEECLEWVLHCDVKPQNILLDSNYQPKVADFGLSKLQNRNLEKASFSRIRGTRGYMAPEWVFNLPITSKVDVYSYGIVVLEMVMGKGPTKEPKRLVAWVREQRNEAAAMASWLEEIVDPILESRYEKGKMETLITVALQCVEEEKDARPSMSQVADMLLCQENDSHSDDHGINV, encoded by the exons ATGGATTTGCCAGTTTTGTTCATTCTATTATCTttgtcattttctctctcactctcatctTCAAGCCTGGATACCATTCATGAAGGCACATCCCTCTCAGTTGAGAAATCAGAAGACATTCTGATATCACCTGATGGAGTATTCTCTGCTGGCTTTTATTCCGTAGGTGATAATGCCTATTGCTATGCCATATGGTTCAATAAGCCATCCCGCGACAAGATTCAGACTATAATCTGGATGGCAAACCGTGATCAGCCCGTTAATGGAAGGAGCTCTaagctctctctcctcaaaactggtaatcttatcttatctgaCGCTGGAAAGTTCACAGTTTGGGAAACAAACACTCAGTCACTCTCCTCAGTACACTTATCTCTTAACAACACTGGTAATCTTGTCCTACAAAACACGGAAGGTGTTACTTTATGGGAAAGCTTTGATTTCCCAACGGACACCCTTCTTCCCCAACAACTACTCACTAGAAACATAAGGCTCGTCTCCTCCAGAAGCCAGACCAACTATTCCTCTGGTTTTTACAAGCTCTTTTTTGATAACGACAACCTCCTCCGCCTTCTTTATGATGGTCTGGAGGTTTCCAGCGTATACTGGCCAGACCCGTGGCTCGTGAGCTGGGATGCTGGAAGGTCCACATACAACAGCAGTCGGATTGCAGTGCTTGATACGTTCGGGAACTTCAGTTCTTCTGATGATTTTACTTTCATGGCTGCCGACTATGGGCCGAACCTTCacagaagattgagaattgattATGATGGTAATGTTCGATTGTACAGTTGGGACAAGGAGGCGCAGACGTGGTTTGTGTCTTGGCAAGCCATACAGAAACCTTGCAAGATTTATG ACAATGGTACGTCAAATTGCTACCCGAAGACGCTATTGCTTAATGGATATCGTTCCCCAGATTTCCAAGGCGATCTCTATTTAAGACTGCCTAAAAGCAATCTCTTCTCCTACGAAAACTCTGTACAAAATTTCGAACTGGTTTGCTCAAGTATAGTAGACAGAAAGTATAAGAGAAGCCAGGGTAATGGGATAGTAAGATTCATGTTCTGGTTTGCATGTGGAGTGGGAGGACTTGAAATCATCTGTATCTTTTTGGTGTGGTGTCTCTTGAGTAGAACCCATCAAGCTTCTAGTGTAGACAAACAGGGCTATCTTGTTGCTGTCACTGGGTTCAGAAGATTTACCTATGCGGAGCTCAAGAAGGCAACAAAAGATTTTAATGAGGAGATTGGAAGAGGAGCAGGAGGAATTGTGTACAAAGGGGCATTGCCTGACAATCGAGTTGTAGCAATCAAGCGTCTTAATGAATCTAACCAAGGAGAAGGTGAATTTCTAGCTGAAGTAAGCATCATTGGGAGGATTAACCACATCAACTTAATTGAGATGTGGGGTTACTGCGCAGAGGGAAAGCGTAGGCTTTTGGTGTACGAGTACATGGAACATGGTACTTTATCGCAAAACCTCTCATCCCATGCACTTGATTGGAAGAGAAGGTTTGACATTGCCGCAGGCACAGCTAAAGGCCTAGCTTATCTGCATGAAGAGTGCTTGGAGTGGGTTTTACATTGTGATGTAAAGCCACAGAACATACTCCTTGACTCTAACTATCAACCAAAGGTGGCAGATTTTGGGTTGTCTAAGTTACAAAATAGAAACCTCGAGAAGGCAAGCTTCTCAAGAATAAGAGGAACCCGAGGGTACATGGCTCCAGAGTGGGTTTTCAATCTTCCTATCACCTCCAAAGTGGATGTTTATAGCTATGGAATTGTTGTATTGGAGATGGTGATGGGAAAGGGACCAACAAAGG AACCCAAAAGGTTGGTTGCTTGGGTGAGGGAACAAAGGAATGAAGCGGCTGCAATGGCTTCCTGGCTTGAGGAGATCGTTGACCCAATACTGGAAAGCAGATACGAAAAGGGTAAGATGGAAACTCTGATAACAGTTGCTTTGCAAtgtgtagaggaagagaaagacgCAAGGCCCAGCATGAGCCAAGTAGCTGACATGCTTTTATGCCAAGAAAATGATAGTCACAGTGATGATCATGGTATTAATGTCTAA